The Desulfatiglans sp. genomic sequence CTTATGGCAATCGCTTGCGCCTTGGCTATCTGTATTGCAGCTTCATGTACCGGCATTGCCATGGGTTATGCTATAAACGGGGCCATGCAGGGGGTCTCAAGGAATCCGGAGGCAGGCGGAAGGATATTCACAATGCTTATACTTGGTCTTGCACTCATTGAATCACTCTGTATCTATGCGCTGCTCATAAGCCTATTAATGGTTTTCAAGATACCTGCGCTGGATGCTACCCTTGAAGCAATAATTAAAACCATAGGGGGATA encodes the following:
- a CDS encoding ATP synthase F0 subunit C, which produces MSKKIMVTVMAFIAVSGLSSIAHAGENAAASAGLWAVALMAIACALAICIAASCTGIAMGYAINGAMQGVSRNPEAGGRIFTMLILGLALIESLCIYALLISLLMVFKIPALDATLEAIIKTIGG